A single window of Usitatibacter rugosus DNA harbors:
- a CDS encoding UDP-glucuronic acid decarboxylase family protein gives MPTTSRQYFNRRRVLVTGGAGFIGSHLCERLLNRGDDVLCADNFFTGTRDNVAHLLPNPRFELTRHDVTFPLFVEVDEIYNLACPAAPIHYQHDPVQTTKTSVHGAINMLGLAKRVGAKILQASTSEVYGDPEVHPQTEDYWGRVNPIGVRACYDEGKRCAETLFFDYNRQHGVKIKVPRIFNTYGPRMHPNDGRVVSNFIVQALRGDPITIYGNGSQTRSFCYVDDLVEGLMRLMDTPDEVTGPMNLGNPREFTILQLAEQVIALTGAKSSIERRPLPSDDPKQRRPDIGHAKATLQWEPQTQLEEGLKKTIEYFSGVVGAGKS, from the coding sequence ATGCCTACCACCTCCCGCCAGTACTTCAACCGCCGCCGCGTCCTCGTGACCGGGGGTGCCGGATTCATCGGGTCGCACCTCTGCGAGCGCCTGCTCAATCGCGGCGATGACGTGCTGTGCGCGGATAACTTCTTCACGGGAACGCGCGACAACGTTGCGCATCTCCTGCCCAACCCCCGATTTGAGCTCACGCGGCACGACGTCACGTTCCCCCTGTTCGTCGAGGTCGACGAGATCTACAACCTCGCCTGCCCGGCCGCTCCGATCCACTACCAGCACGACCCGGTCCAGACCACGAAGACCAGCGTCCACGGCGCGATCAACATGCTGGGCTTAGCCAAGCGCGTTGGCGCCAAGATCCTCCAGGCCTCGACGAGCGAGGTCTATGGCGATCCCGAGGTGCATCCCCAGACGGAGGACTATTGGGGACGCGTAAATCCAATCGGCGTGCGAGCGTGCTATGACGAGGGCAAGCGCTGCGCGGAGACCCTGTTCTTCGACTACAACCGCCAGCACGGCGTGAAGATCAAGGTGCCGAGGATTTTCAATACCTACGGGCCGCGCATGCACCCCAACGACGGGCGCGTGGTTTCCAACTTCATCGTCCAGGCCCTGCGCGGCGATCCCATCACCATCTACGGCAACGGCAGCCAGACGCGATCGTTCTGCTACGTGGATGACCTGGTGGAAGGGCTGATGCGCCTGATGGATACGCCCGACGAAGTCACCGGACCGATGAACCTCGGTAATCCCCGCGAGTTCACCATCCTCCAGCTCGCCGAACAGGTCATCGCGCTCACGGGCGCCAAGTCTTCCATCGAGCGCCGGCCGCTCCCCAGCGATGATCCGAAGCAGCGCCGCCCGGACATCGGCCATGCGAAAGCGACGTTGCAGTGGGAGCCGCAAACCCAGCTCGAGG